Genomic segment of bacterium BMS3Abin14:
GATCCGGGACCGTGCGGGTGTCTACGGAGACACGGCCATCGGCATCGTCTCCAGCGCGGGAATGGGCCTTGGTATCGTCATTGCCGGCCTGTCCGGAAAATTCAGCGTCCAGCTTTTCAGTTACCTTTTCGGCAATGTCCTGGCCATCGGGGTGTGGGAGGTTCGGGTCTCGGTGATCCTGGCGGCGGCTGTCCTTTCAGCCATTATCCTCAACTACAATGAGCTCGTCTTCAATGCCTTCGACCATGAACTGGCCCGGGCGTCAGGGATCAAGGTGGACCGTCTGGATGGTCTTCTGGCGGTCCTCACAGCGGTCACCGTGGTCCTCGCCATGAAGGTGGTAGGGCTGCTGCTGGTCGCTGCCCTTATCGTCATTCCGGCTGCCACTGGGCTTCAGCTTGCCTCCCGGTTCCGCATGGCCATTATTCTTTCGTGTGTCGCCGGGGTCGTCTCGGTCCTGGGAGGCCTCTTCTCGGCGTACTACCTCGACCTGCCGGCGTCGGGGACCATCGTCATCCTCGCCACTATTTTCTTTATTATCTCCATGGCGGCCGGGAGGGCGTTTCGGCTGAGGGGG
This window contains:
- the znuB gene encoding high-affinity zinc uptake system membrane protein ZnuB; the protein is MEILAFDFMQRALISGVLIGLACSMLGVFLILRRDAMIGHGLAHVTFGGVAIGLFLGVSPLAAALVVAVLSSIFILRIRDRAGVYGDTAIGIVSSAGMGLGIVIAGLSGKFSVQLFSYLFGNVLAIGVWEVRVSVILAAAVLSAIILNYNELVFNAFDHELARASGIKVDRLDGLLAVLTAVTVVLAMKVVGLLLVAALIVIPAATGLQLASRFRMAIILSCVAGVVSVLGGLFSAYYLDLPASGTIVILATIFFIISMAAGRAFRLRG